Proteins co-encoded in one Uloborus diversus isolate 005 chromosome 9, Udiv.v.3.1, whole genome shotgun sequence genomic window:
- the LOC129229911 gene encoding uncharacterized protein LOC129229911, with amino-acid sequence MANIHPKLVNFNILNWSGILESEETVCQFLSEMGVGPDPKECPPCSSCNAVTIAQKDKSRKYGFTFMCRKCRTKTHPGKNTFLEGVRIPFREVFAVIVLFVLKFPLTSVYDHVCAYRRSIEAKATTMSTETVVSLYASLREVAEIIASHHCWPLGGPRKAILPFVTTKKYRTGRQAQPESYSVLGLFCKEDKDGIFLMMDGQKPKDLLPLIKGYCHPDASVGHSSESKQQYHFDLDYDWVDTKETRKSENHQTSKAHMALDIYRRVRLQPLEDNGSRIDRFLRDIAAVYPGWKKEGLRLRNIETPPKSDKELTPSCKVPKFKSNKVSKLQSSVDSENLTPSAKAPELKSSVEPENLTPSCKFPNLESSVYSEDLTSSCKVPKLESSVDSEDLTPICKVQKLESSVDSKDLTPSCKVPKLASSVNSEDLTPSCKVPKLEPSVGSKDLTPNCKFPKFEYVSDSDNEDLSFDDDKYDYLEYALQ; translated from the exons ATGGCGAATATACATCCGAAGCTAGTAAACTTTAACATCCTCAATTGGTCCGGGATCTTGGAGTCCGAAGAAACTGTGTGCCAGTTTTTATCCGAAATGGGGGTTGGTCCTGACCCCAAAGAGTGCCCGCCATGCTCTTCTTGCAACGCTGTCACAATTGCGCAAAAGGATAAGTCAAGAAAATATGGTTTTACGTTTATGTGCAGGAAATGCAGAACTAAG ACTCATCCTGGGAAGAATACTTTCCTGGAAGGTGTTAGGATACCTTTTCGGGAAGTTTTTGCTGTGATTGTGCTTTTTGTTCTCAAGTTTCCCTTGACGTCTGTTTATGATCACGTGTGTGCGTATCGACGGTCCATTGAAGCTAAAGCAACTACAATGTCCACTGAGACTGTTGTAAGTCTTTACGCCAGTCTCAGAGAGGTAGCAGAGATTATCGCATCCCACCACTGTTGGCCCCTGGGAGGTCCTAGAAAAGCCATCCTCCCTTTCGTCACAACAAAGAAATATCGGACAGGACGTCAAGCACAGCCAGAGAGTTACAGTGTTCTTGGTCTTTTTTGCAA ggAAGATAAAGACGGTATATTCTTGATGATGGATGGGCAGAAACCGAAAGACCTCTTGCCGTTGATAAAAGGATACTGCCACCCAGATGCCAGTGTCGGTCATTCCTCTGAGTCCAAGCAGCAATATCATTTTGACCTTGATTATGATTGGGTTGACACCAAAGAAACGCGGAAAAGCGAGAACCACCAGACTTCGAAAGCACACATGGCATTGGATATTTACCGTCGGGTACGACTGCAACCTTTGGAAGACAATGGCTCTCGCATCGATCGGTTTCTCAGGGACATTGCAGCAGTATACCCTGGTTGGAAGAAGGAAGGTCTACGGCTTCGAAATATTGAGACTCCTCCAAAGTCAGACAAAGAGTTGACACCCAGTTGTAAGGTCCCTAAATTCAAATCTAATAAGGTCTCTAAATTACAATCTAGTGTTGATTCAGAAAATTTGACGCCCAGTGCCAAGGCTCCCGAGTTAAAATCTAGTGTTGAGCCAGAAAACTTGACGCCCAGTTGCAAGTTCCCAAATTTAGAATCTAGTGTTTATTCAGAAGATTTGACGTCCAGTTGCAAGGTCCCTAAGTTGGAATCTAGTGTTGATTCAGAAGATTTGACACCCATTTGCAAGGTCCAAAAGTTAGAATCTAGTGTTGATTCAAAAGACTTGACACCTAGTTGCAAGGTTCCAAAATTAGCATCTAGCGTTAATTCAGAAGACTTGACGCCCAGTTGCAAGGTACCAAAGTTAGAACCAAGTGTTGGTTCAAAAGACTTGACACCCAATTGCAAGTTCCCTAAGTTCGAATATGTTTCCGATTCGGACAACGAGGATTTATCTTTTGATGATGACAAGTATGACTACCTGGAATATGCGTTACAATGA